Part of the Leptolyngbya sp. BL0902 genome, GTGGGGCTACTCTATGCGGGTGCTCGACCTGATGACCTACATGGCCCAAAAAGACGGCATCCTCTAGCCTTCCAGCGTCCGCCCAGGATGAGGGCGTTTAGGGCGCAGGGTCGTTAAACGAATCCCGCACTCCGGCGAAAGGAGTGCGGGTGTAGGATGGCACCGACGGCCAGAGGTATCCTCTGGCCGACCCAGGCTAGCGGGCCGGGAAATACAGGACGGGATGCCAACTGCGGCGTAGAATGTCGCGGGTGAGGCTGGGGGTAGACCACTTCAGGAATCCTCCGAGGCTGCTGGCACAGGTGGCAATCGCTCCGATATCGTACTGTTCGGCGGTGAGCATAATTTGTTGAATCGGGTCGCCCTCCACAACGGTGGTATTGACGACCAGCCCCAGGCTGGAGAGATCCGCCTGAATTTTCTCGCATTCCGCCTGGGCTTGCTCAACGGGATGATCGCCATGAAATTCGCGGCGGATATTGTCATCAATCACCCACAGCAGCCGTACCCGCTCTAGCACCGAGTGGGGGTTGCCCTGCACCTGCTGTCGTACCTTATCAATTAAGGTGTGGCCCATTTCTTGACCATCGTAGGGCAGCAGCAGGTAGCGGAATAGGTGAGTCGCCCGTAGCTCTAGCTCGGCGGTGGTGTAGGTGGAGATCAGCTGAGGCCGCAGAATCATCAGGGGGACGGAGGTTTTTTCCGCCAGTTGCATCGTGGTGCTGCCAAACAGCTTTTCCTCAAGCATCGTCCGGGTCGGCGATCCTAGAAAAATCACGTCGGCCTTACACTGCTTGGCAAGGCGGAGAATATTGTCGCTGGCCCGCCCCATTTGCACCTCCACCTTCACCTCAACGTGGTCAGGCACATTCCGCAGGATATCCGTGATGCGCCGCTTGGGCTGGGCCAGAAGTTCTGGGTCACTGCTAGGAATTTCCCGCTCCGCATCAATGGCAACGTTATGAAAAAAGGTGAGGGATTGAAATCCCCCGGCTGCCAGACTGGGCACAAACTGCGCCAGACGATGCATCCCATCGGTAAAATCTGTACAAATCAGAGCGCGTTGAAACATAGTTGCCTCGTCGTTGCCTCGTCTCAGTGCAAAGGGGCAAGCCCTGCCCAATACCCGTCCAGACGTCGTTCGCAGACGCTCAACCGCAGGTACTTAGCCAGCATGGTCAGCTATGGCCATACCCCGCTACCACTACGATAACGTTTGGACAGAATGTTTCAACGCAGGGGACAGGGCATCCCCGCAGGGAAGGCAATGGCATAGCTAGCGTAGATCCTGAACCCACTGACCGCATTCCACCAAGGAAGCGGAGAAAGCTTGAAGCATCTGGGGCAAACATCTGGGAGTAAAGGCAAAAATCATCATTTCAGTAGCGGGTTGATGATGACCCTAGCTCCTAGGGGCTCGACGCAGATCAGATAAACCGAAGACGGAACCAGTTTTGATGCAACAACACCAGGGGATATGGACTCGCGGTCTGAGGCAGTAGTTAAGAAGCGGAGGCCCCAACATCCCTTGCCTGATTCTTGAGAACCCTGCGAGAGAGGGAGGTCGCCATCTTCAAAACAGACTAGCGAAACCTCGGAAGGCGCGATCTAAGCACGCTACATTTGGGGATTTGGGCCAATGCCCCATTCGTGCTTCAGAAACTGCTTGTACATGGTTTCGCGCATCATCATTTGCTCGTAGAGCTTGACCAGAAATTGTTGGGCCTGTTCACGGCTCATCTGGTTTACCTGGGTCTCGAAGGATCTGAGGTTAAACTGCTGCTCTAGGGAAAGTTGCATCGGTTCGTTCATGGTTCGACTCCTGAGAGAGAACAACGCTGGGGCCTATCGTTGGATAGCCCAACTGAGTACGCCGCTTTTCCTAGGGCCTGGGCGGTGAGAGCAGCCCAGAGAACTCTAGGGAAAGAAACATGGTCAAGATGCGGCCCTTGAACAATGTTTTACAAATTATAACAATTGTTTGACAAAGGCTCTAACTTGACAGGGCGACGATATAGCCAGTAAGCCCTAAAGTGGCTTAACTGGACTAAAGGTTTACAATTTTTAGCAATAATGACTGAGTAAAAATGCTCAGGACGAACGATTCACCGAAAAGACGGTGGGCTGATGGATCGTCGAATGGGGAAGCCGGGAACTAGGGCGTCTGTTCCGCCAGTTGTTGCAGCAGGGTTTCGAGCTGCTGCTGGGCTTGACCATAGCGCTGCCAGTCGCCTTGCTGAAGGGCGGTTTGGCCGTCTTGGTAGGCGGTGAGGGCCGATTGAATCAGGCTGCTCAGATCGCTGGGTAGGGGAGTGGGAACGCTGCCGTCAGAGCCGCCGGGGCTCTCGATGGCGGGAAGACGGGCCGCGCCAAAGATGGCCTCTAGGGCTTGGTCGAGGGTTTCGCGCATCACCACCTGATCGCCGTAGGACACAATTACCCGCCGCAGTTCTGGCAGCGCCCCCTGTTCCGCCCGTAGATAAATGGGCTGGACGTAGAGCAGGGATTGTTCGATGGGAATCACCAGCAAATTACCTCGCAGCACCCGCGACCCCTGCTGGCCCCAGAGGGTGATTTGTTCGGAGATTTCCGGGGTTTGGTTAATGCGGGCTTCGATCTGGCTGGGGCCAAAGACGAGTTCCTGCTTGGGGAATTCATAAAGCATCAGCCGACCATAATTCTCGCCATCGGAACCGCCCGCTAACCAGGCAATCATGTTGTCGCGGTTGGCGGGGGTGAAGGGCAGAATTTGCAGAAATTCCTCCTGCTCCAGCTTGGGCAGTTTCATGATGATGTAGTAGGGGGCCATGGTTTCCAATCGGCCATCCACAGAATGTTCGGGGAAGCGCCAGAGGTCTTCGCGGTTGTAGAAGACTTCGGGGTTTTCCATGTGGTAGGCCCGGTACATTTGGGCCTGGATGGTGAAGATGTCTTGGGGATAGCGCAGGTGTTGCCGATAGCTGGCGGGCATGGCCTCGCTGGGCTGAAACAGGTCGGGGAAAATCTTTTGGTAGGTGGCGAGAACGGGGTCGGTGGTGTCGCGGACAAAAAATTCTAGGGTGCCGTCGTAGGCGTCGATGAACACCTTCACCGCGTCCCGAATATAGTTGGTGCTGGGCGGCAGCAGGCCATAGCTGGGGTCAGAGAGGGCCAGGAGGGTACTGTAGCGTTGCAGGGGTTCGGCGTAGGGGTAGCGGTCGCTGACGGTGTAGCCATCCATTACCCACTTCATCCGGCCATCCACCACCACCATGTAGGGGTCGCTGTCGTAGGTGAGAAAGGGGGCCACCCGCTGCACCCGGTCGCGGATCAGGCGGTGGTAGTGGATGCGGGAATCGCCATTGAAGTAGTTGGAAATCAGGATTCGCAGGTTGCCCAGGTCGTAGGCGTAGGCAAGGCGGCGCAGGAGGGAATTCAGCGGCACGCCCCCCTGTCCGGTATAGCGGTAGGTGGCGTTGGTGTCACCCAGGGGGTAGTCAAATTCGTCGGTGTTGGTGCCCGTGAAAATGTAGTTGGCGGTGTCCTCCCCGTAGTAAATGCGGGGCTGATCCAGGGCCAAATCCACATTGGAGTCCGGCGGCACATTCCGCAGGAAAAATTCCGGCATCCCGTTGCTGGCCACCCGGTTGACGGGGCTCATCACCAGGCCAAAGCCGTGGGTGAACTTGAGCTGGCGGTTAATCCAGTTCTGGGCCTCCGGCGGCAACTGCGCCACCGATAGCTCGCGGGCGGAGAGCGTTACCTGGCGATAGTCGCCGTTGAGGGTGTAGCGGTCGATATCGACATCGCTGAAGTTGTAATAGAGCCGAATTTCCTGAAGCTGCTTGTAGGAACTCAGCAGCGGCACATCGTCCCACAGGCGAATGTTGCGAACCGTGGGCTGGTTGTTGTCCAAAATGGCCCGATCCAGGGGACTATCGGCGGGAAAGGGCTCCGCAACCACCTCCGTCAGGTTGTAGGCTTGGCGGGTGAAGGCGATATTGTGCTCGATGTAGGGCCGCTCCATGGTGAGTTCGTTGGGCTCCACCACAAAGTTTTGCTGAAACCAGGGGTACAGCCCATTCACCAGAATCAGCACCGCCAGGTATAGCCCCATACCCACAATCGGCAGGGAAAAGCCGCTGCGCCACAGGGCCAACACAAACAGCACCGCAATGGCCAGGGTGACAAAGCCCATCAGCCAGTAGGCTTGCAGCCGCGCATGGACATCGGTATAGCCTGCCCCAAAAATCACCCCGGATTCCGAATACAGCAGAGAGTAGCGATCCAGCCAGAAGCCCACCGCCAGCAGCGCCGCCAGCGCCGCCAACAGCAAACACAAATGGGCCTTGGCCTCCCCGGTGAGGAAATACTTCCAGCCCCGCTCAGGCCGAATTTCCCCCTTCATGCCGTAGACGGCCAGGGTTAGCAGCAGCGCCCACACCACCAGCCCCAGCAGGTTGCTCTGCAAGCCCTGCCACAGGGGCAGGCGAAACAGGTAAAAGCCGATGTCGTGGTTAAAAATTGGGTCGGCTTGGCCAAAGTCGGAGGGATTGAGGAACCGCAAGACCCGCTCCCAGGCCGCTGCCCCCCGCCACGCCGCTCCCAGAGCCAGCAGCCCAATGGCCCCCAAACCGCCCAGGTGCAGCAGTTGTTCAAACTGTTCCTGCTGCTGAGGACTGCTGTAGCGGCTAGACAACCGATAACTGCGTTCGCGGGTAATCACCCTGGCCAGTTGATAGTTGCCCCACAGCCAGAGGGCCGTGAGCCCAAAGGTGCCCAGCCCTAGCCCCAACTGCCACCGCAGCCGCTTGCCAAAGACGGATCCATAGCCCACCGACTGAAACCACCAGGATTCCGTCAGCAGGTGAACCAGGCTACCCATCATCACCAAGATTGCCACGGCCACCAATAACCAGGGTAGCCAGCGACCGCCGCGATAGGTGGGCCATGCAGATTTGGAAGATTTGGGAAAAGTCACAGGGGCTAGGATCTAGAGTGTTGAGCGTTCGCCCTGATCCTAACCCAAGGGAGAAAAGGGGTTAGCCCTTGGTAACGTTTTCTCAAGGGTGTGGCCCTCCCAAGGATTGTCTTCTCAGGAAGTTCCTGCCAAAAGAAGCCCACCCTTGGGCGCAGGGATTGAGGATCCTAGGAGGAAGAGGTGGCCCGATTAAAGCGCCGATTGCGCCAAGCCCGAATCGCCTGGGCCTGCCGTTGTACCGCCGTGAGGTACTGGGTAGTGGATAGTTCCTCCGTGGGGGCAGGGGGCGGAGCTGACCGAGTGGTGGATAGACATTGCGTAAGGCTGTCGAGGTGGGGTTCTAGGGCCAAATCCCGCACCAAATGGTCGATGGACTCGTAGCGATCCCGAGGATCAGGGCGCAGCATCTTGTCCAAGACGGTGGCAAAGTGGTCGCTGATAGTAACGGTGTGTCGCCAGCGCACCTGGCCTGTTTTTGGTTCGCTGTCAAACTCGATGGGGGTGCGGGTTGTCAGCATGAACAGGCAGGTCATGCCCAGGGCGTAGATGTCGCTGCTGTAGCAGGGGCGCAGGGCCAGTTGTTCCGGCGGCGCAAACCCCGGCGTTCCCACAAACTGGCTGACGGGAGCCTGGTGGGCATGGGCGTCTTCCAAATCCGTCAAAAACTCTCGCACTGCCCCAAAGTCAATCAACACCAGGCGACGGTCAAACTCGCTGCGGATGATGTTGGGGGGTTTGATATCGCGGTGAATGATGCGGTTGCGGTGGATGAACTGCAACACCGGAATCATTTCCTGCAAGAAAAACTTCACCTGGGCCTCGGTTTGGCGGCCTTGCTTGCGAACTTCCTGGGCAATCGTCTGTCCCTGGATATATTCCTGCACCAGATAAAATTCACCCCGAATGGTGAAGTAGTCGAGCAGGGAGGGAATTTGGGAGTGGCTGCCCAAGTTGGCCAACACCTTAGCTTCTCGCCGAAAGCGCACCTTGGCCCGCTCTAGGGACAGATTATTTTTGGTTCGGGGGGCCAACTGCTTAATCACGCAGCGGGGCTGACCCGGTAGCCGCATATCCTGGGCCAGATAGGTGACGCCAAACCCTCCCTGCCCCAGGGCGCGTAACACGCGGTAGCGCTCCCGAAATAGGGCCTGGGACTGATAAAACGCGCCAATTTCACCGCTGAAGCTGCGATCACGATGCCCATGGGAGGATGAGACGACGGGGTCTGACATAGGAAAAAACCGAGGGCCGCAGAACCAGGGAGGCGCACCAAGCTGCTACCCAGCGTAGCGTGATGCTTCTATTCTACTAGTATGCCCATCGAGCGGCCCTAAGCCGTCTTGCCCTAGGATTTGGCCCGCCTTCTGTCTAGACGTTCCTCGGTACCCTAGGCTTGGGGCAGCCAAAAGGTAAAGGTTGTCCCCTGGCCCAGGCAACTGGTGACGCTAATTTCACCCCCCTGCACCGTAACTAAGCGTCGGCAGATGGTGAGGCCGAGGCCCGTACCGCCGGAACTGCGGTTGCGGGAGCGGTCGGCTCGCCAGAAGCGTTCAAACACGTAGGGGACGTCTTCCTCGGCAATGCCAATGCCCGTATCCGCCACGGAAAGATAGACGCGGTTGGGTTCGGCCCAGGCGCGTACTACAACTTTGCCCTGGTCGGTGTAGCGCAGGGCATTGCCGAGCAGGTTAATTAAAATTTGCTCAATGCGGCTGGGGTCGGCGTAGACGGCGGGCAGATCGGGCGGGCAATCGAGCACCAAGGCCACCTGATCGGGGTGGGCCTGCTGTCCCTCAAAGGTCTGGATCAAAACCTCTAGCAGCGGCGGCAAGGCCAAGCTCTGGGCCTGAATCGGCAGATAGCCCGCCTCCAGCTTAGAGAGTTCCTGGAGGTCGTTAACGAGGCGCTGAAGACGAGTGGTTTCTGCGGCGAGCCGTTCGTAGAGTTCCGGCTGGGGGGGGACGGTACCATCGGCCAAGCCCTCTAGGTAGCCGTGGAGAATGGTCAGGGGGGTACGTAGCTCATGGGTGAGGTCGCCCACCAGTTCCCGTCGCCGCTGTTCCACCCCCTCCAAGTCGGAGGCCATGCGGTTAAAGCTATTGGCCAACCGCTGAATTTCCAAAATCTCGGAGGAGGGCACCCGCGCCGCCAGATCGCCAGCGGCAAACTGGCGAGTAATCTCAGCCATCTGGTCAAGGGGCCGAATAATCCGCCGCGAGACCCAGTAGCTCAGGGCCCCCGCCGCGCCGCCCCCCA contains:
- a CDS encoding sensor histidine kinase, with protein sequence MAKGNLRTRLFLSHMAVMTVGIVTLVVVGRLYTPRLLVITMQRYENGVMSLHRRTQLLKGVEEAWSKGMVWSILVGGGAAGALSYWVSRRIIRPLDQMAEITRQFAAGDLAARVPSSEILEIQRLANSFNRMASDLEGVEQRRRELVGDLTHELRTPLTILHGYLEGLADGTVPPQPELYERLAAETTRLQRLVNDLQELSKLEAGYLPIQAQSLALPPLLEVLIQTFEGQQAHPDQVALVLDCPPDLPAVYADPSRIEQILINLLGNALRYTDQGKVVVRAWAEPNRVYLSVADTGIGIAEEDVPYVFERFWRADRSRNRSSGGTGLGLTICRRLVTVQGGEISVTSCLGQGTTFTFWLPQA
- a CDS encoding UPF0182 family protein, with the translated sequence MTFPKSSKSAWPTYRGGRWLPWLLVAVAILVMMGSLVHLLTESWWFQSVGYGSVFGKRLRWQLGLGLGTFGLTALWLWGNYQLARVITRERSYRLSSRYSSPQQQEQFEQLLHLGGLGAIGLLALGAAWRGAAAWERVLRFLNPSDFGQADPIFNHDIGFYLFRLPLWQGLQSNLLGLVVWALLLTLAVYGMKGEIRPERGWKYFLTGEAKAHLCLLLAALAALLAVGFWLDRYSLLYSESGVIFGAGYTDVHARLQAYWLMGFVTLAIAVLFVLALWRSGFSLPIVGMGLYLAVLILVNGLYPWFQQNFVVEPNELTMERPYIEHNIAFTRQAYNLTEVVAEPFPADSPLDRAILDNNQPTVRNIRLWDDVPLLSSYKQLQEIRLYYNFSDVDIDRYTLNGDYRQVTLSARELSVAQLPPEAQNWINRQLKFTHGFGLVMSPVNRVASNGMPEFFLRNVPPDSNVDLALDQPRIYYGEDTANYIFTGTNTDEFDYPLGDTNATYRYTGQGGVPLNSLLRRLAYAYDLGNLRILISNYFNGDSRIHYHRLIRDRVQRVAPFLTYDSDPYMVVVDGRMKWVMDGYTVSDRYPYAEPLQRYSTLLALSDPSYGLLPPSTNYIRDAVKVFIDAYDGTLEFFVRDTTDPVLATYQKIFPDLFQPSEAMPASYRQHLRYPQDIFTIQAQMYRAYHMENPEVFYNREDLWRFPEHSVDGRLETMAPYYIIMKLPKLEQEEFLQILPFTPANRDNMIAWLAGGSDGENYGRLMLYEFPKQELVFGPSQIEARINQTPEISEQITLWGQQGSRVLRGNLLVIPIEQSLLYVQPIYLRAEQGALPELRRVIVSYGDQVVMRETLDQALEAIFGAARLPAIESPGGSDGSVPTPLPSDLSSLIQSALTAYQDGQTALQQGDWQRYGQAQQQLETLLQQLAEQTP
- a CDS encoding universal stress protein encodes the protein MFQRALICTDFTDGMHRLAQFVPSLAAGGFQSLTFFHNVAIDAEREIPSSDPELLAQPKRRITDILRNVPDHVEVKVEVQMGRASDNILRLAKQCKADVIFLGSPTRTMLEEKLFGSTTMQLAEKTSVPLMILRPQLISTYTTAELELRATHLFRYLLLPYDGQEMGHTLIDKVRQQVQGNPHSVLERVRLLWVIDDNIRREFHGDHPVEQAQAECEKIQADLSSLGLVVNTTVVEGDPIQQIMLTAEQYDIGAIATCASSLGGFLKWSTPSLTRDILRRSWHPVLYFPAR
- a CDS encoding serine/threonine-protein kinase translates to MSDPVVSSSHGHRDRSFSGEIGAFYQSQALFRERYRVLRALGQGGFGVTYLAQDMRLPGQPRCVIKQLAPRTKNNLSLERAKVRFRREAKVLANLGSHSQIPSLLDYFTIRGEFYLVQEYIQGQTIAQEVRKQGRQTEAQVKFFLQEMIPVLQFIHRNRIIHRDIKPPNIIRSEFDRRLVLIDFGAVREFLTDLEDAHAHQAPVSQFVGTPGFAPPEQLALRPCYSSDIYALGMTCLFMLTTRTPIEFDSEPKTGQVRWRHTVTISDHFATVLDKMLRPDPRDRYESIDHLVRDLALEPHLDSLTQCLSTTRSAPPPAPTEELSTTQYLTAVQRQAQAIRAWRNRRFNRATSSS
- a CDS encoding NblA/ycf18 family protein produces the protein MNEPMQLSLEQQFNLRSFETQVNQMSREQAQQFLVKLYEQMMMRETMYKQFLKHEWGIGPNPQM